The Stigmatella aurantiaca DW4/3-1 genome contains the following window.
CCCTCCTGGACAAGCTGGTGGCCCGGCGCAGCGGGGAGCCACCCCCTCCACCCGAGGCCAGTCCCCCCCTCACGGTTCCCCCTCCGCAGGCTCCGGCGCCGCCCCCGCCCGTCCCTGCCGTCGCCCCTCCTCCTGGACTGATCCGCAAGGCCACGGCACCGTCCGCGGCCCCTCCCCGCCCCGCGGGACCGCCTCCGCCTGCGCCCTCCCTGGGGGTGCCCGCGCCGCCTCCCGCGCCACGTCCCCCGGTGTCGGCCGAACCGGCGCCCGTGGCCCTTCCGGCTCCGCCCGAGGTGCTTCCCCCGGCCCCCACGCCCCCACCGGAGCCTTCCCCTCCCCCCGAAGCCCTTCCCGCCCCCACCCCTCCTCCGGAGCCCCCTCGCACCGAGGTCCCCCTCCCTCCTTCGCCCGAGCCCGCCCGCCCGGGGCTCGACACCAAGAGCCGCCGGAGGACCTTGCTCGATGTCCCCGCCAGCCTTCCGGTCACCCCGTCCGTGCCCGAGGTGGTGCTGGGCATTGACTTGGGGACGACGCACTCCCGGGTGGCGGTGTTCCATGAGGGAGAACCCCGTCTCATCCCCGTGGGAAGCACGGGCGTGAAGGGCACTCCCTCGGTCATGGGGGTGACGGACGCGGGGGATCTGCTCGTCGGAGAGGCCGCGCTCGCGGAGTCCGCCCGTGCCCCCCGCCATGCCGCCACCGGCCTCAAGCGCCTGCTGGGGCTGCGGGCCAGCTCGCCACGGCTTCGCGGCTTCGTGGGGCTGCCCCTGTCCCTGGCGGCGGATGCCTCTGGGGACGCGAGCGTCGAGCTCCAGGGCCACGTCTTTCCCCTGGGCGAGTTCGCCACCCAGGTGCTGGCGGAGCTCAAGGCGGCCGCCAGTGCGTTCCTGGGCAGGGAGGCCACGCGCGCGGTGCTGTGCGTTCCCGCCCACTTCGATGCCCGGCAGCGGGCGGCCCTGCGCGAGGCGGCCGAGCGCGCGGGGCTCACCGTGCAGCGGATGATCAACGCGTCCGCCGCGGCGACGCTCGCCTATGGCCACGGCCGGAGCATGGCGCGCAAACGCGTCCTCGTGGTGGACCTCGGAGGCGGAGGGCTCGAGGTCTCCGTCGTCCAGGTGACGGGAGACGACCTGGAGGCCGTCACGACCGGCTGGGACGCGACGCTGGGCGGCATGGACTTCGATGCGCGCATCGCGGAGGCGCTGCTCGGCGAACTGCGTGATCGGGGCTTGCCCTTGCCAGAGCACCCGCTCGACTGGAATCCGCTCCGGGCCGCCGCCGAGACCGCGAAGGTGGCCCTCAGTGAGCAGGAGGAGACGTCCGTCCCGCTGGCCCCCGGCGTGACGGCTCCCGTGAGCCGGGAGCGCCTCGAAGCGCTCACCGCGGACCTCGCGCACCGCGTGACGGAGGTCACCCGGCAAGTGCTGGAATCGAGCGCCCTGACGCCCCAAGGCCTTGATGCCGTGGTGCTCGTGGGCGGCCAGAGCCGGGCGCCCCTCGTCCGCCGACGGCTGGAGGAGAGCCTCGGCGTCCCAGTCCAGGCGGATGTGGACCCTCTGGGCGCGGCGGCCTTGGGCGCGGCGCTGCTCGGGCGCTCCTTGCTGGAGATTGAGTCCGGCAAGCCGGGAGCCACCCTCTCGGACGTGCTCTCGGTTCCCCTGGGCGTGGCCGACCGGGGCGGAACCCTCCGCCGGGTCTTCGAGCGCAACACCCGGCTTCCGGCGGACAAGACGCTCGTTCTGCCCGTCCCCCCCGGGCCGTTGTCCCTGGCGCTCTTCCAGGGCACCTCCCTCCAGGCCTCGGACAGCGAGTACCTGGGAGAACTCCGCTTCACCCTCGATCGCGCGGGAGAGGCGGAGTTTCACTTCTCCCTCTCCCAGGACGGCATCCTCTCCTTGGAGACCACGCTGCCGGGCGCGAAACGGCAACCGGCCACGCTGCTCTCCGAGAACCTCGACGACGCCGGCAAGGAGGCGCTCTTCGCCCGCTCTCCGCTGACCAGCGAGCCCGAGGCGCGGCCCAGCGGGCTCTTCTCCGGACTGAAGAAGCTCTTCGGGAAGCGCTGACGCGGGGGCGGGTTATCCAGCAGACGGCCTGGGATAATCTCCAAGGCGATGAGTGAAACCCGCGAGTTGCGCAACAAGCTGGAGGCGGCGCAGACGGAACTCCGGCGGTCGAAGACCCACCTCGACAAGCTGCGCGGCCACCACGAGCGGGAGCGAGTGTCTCTCCAGCAGGCGCTGCACGAGGCACGGCGTGAAGTGGCGGGGCTTCATCAGCGCCACGACGAACTCTTGAAGGCGCGAGAGCAACAGCAGATGGAAGCGGCCCTGGCGCAGGCCATGCCCCTCGTGCTGGGTCCCCCCGCCCTGGGGCCTCCCACCGCGCTCGTCGCGCTCGTCCGGCGCCCCGAGCCCTTGGAACAAGCCATCCCCATTCTGTCGCGGCTGACCCGGCTGCCTCCCGCCGATGTGCGGCTGCGGATCGCCATGATTCTCCCTGCTGTCCTGGTACGGGTCCCCATCGCCGAAACAGACGCGCTGCTCAAGGCGCTTCACTCCGAGGGTTTCCTGGCCGTGAGCAGCGAAGTGCCTTCCCGCTTGGCCGAAGGGATCATGACGGTGCGCCGCTTCACGCTGGATGAGCAGGGCATTCAGTTGGAGGACCGCCGGGGTCAGCGCCAGCACGTGGCCTATGCAGGACTGAGGCTGCTGGTCCGGGGCCGCCGGCTCACCCCCTCGGTGGAGAAACGGCTGGAGTGGTCACTGCCAGAGCCTCGTCCTTTGGGGGGGCGCAGGGGCTTCTCCGTCCAGGAGCTGAAGCAGCGCGAGATCAAGAAAGAGGAGCACAATCAGTTCCTGTGGGCCTACTTCGAGGAGCTCCGGGTGGCCTTCAGCCAGGGCACCCAGTTCCAAAGCATGGGGGCCCAGCGAGGCGCCACCCTGTATGAGAGCCTCCAGAACCTCACCGCGGCGCTGCGCCAACGAGCGGCGCAGGCGGTGGTGGACGAACGGCTCATGGGAATGCCGCGCTTCAGCCTGCCCTTGGTGGAGGAAGAGCGAGGCCAGGAACTCTTCGCGGACCTCCTCTTCCAAGCGGTGAAGCGGCAGGGGTGGCCATGAGCGAAGCCCGTGAGCTGCGTGACAAGCTGCTGGAGGTCCAGAAAGAGCTTCAGCAAGTGAAGGCGGAGCTGGACCGGCAGCGGGCCCAGCACGCGCGCGAACAGAAGGCGCTCCAGCTCGCCCTGGAGAAAACGCGAGCGGAAGCAGCCCGGCTGCGCGCCCGTATCTCGCAGTTGGAGGAGCCTTAGCGGGCTTCCGCCTCGCGGGGCGTACCGGCCTGGGCGAGGGCCCAGCGCGCGATCGCATCCTTGCGCATGAAGGCGACGCCCGGCTGCTTCTGCGCATACGCGATGAACTCTCCGAGCGCCTTGCCCCTGGCCGGCGTTCCTCCAATGCGGTCGTGGACCGACACCGACATCATGCGCCTGCGGTGCTGCGCCTCGGCGTAGAACACATCTCCTCCAGGCGCTTGCTGACGGCCGCGAGGGACATTCCCAGCTCCCGGGCCGCGGCCGAGAGGCTTCCCGCCGTCACCACCCGCGTGAAGACGGTCCCGTCCAGCAGGCTGTCGATCGCGGGGGCCATCCTCGAGGCTTCAGCCGGGCCTTCCGTACCCCAGGAGCGTGTCGCCGTCGAACTCCACCACCCAGCCGCCCGGCAGGGCCAGCGCGGAGAGCAGCGCGGGACGGCGGCGCAACAGCTCGAACACTGGAAACTGCTCGGAGGGCGCGTGGCTCAACGAGCCCGGAGGCACGATGAGCCAGCCGGAGTCCGCCGCTTCGGGGGCTGTCGCGCGCGCCAGCGCCACCCGCGGGCTCTGCTCCCAACCCGGCACCGCCGTCACCTTGTCGGTGTAGCGGGGGAACCGCGGCTCGACCTCCACCTCTTGTGCCGTCTCCAGCATGCTGCCCTGCACCCGCAGCGTCACGGTGATGTCATCGTGCCACCCGTTCAGCGGGTCTCCCTCGAAGTCGGGCTCCGTCACCACCAGGGCGCCGCCCCGCGGCTCCAGCCGGATGGAGGACCAGCCGAAGCGCAGCGTGCGCCCGGGAATCAACCCCCCGGGTGGCAGTTGCCCGAGCACCTCCATCACCCATTCGCCCTGATCTTCCGCGCCATCCTCGCACGTCAGCACCACGTGCACGCCGTGCAGACTCCGCTCCAGCCGCGCCAACCCCATCTCTGTCCCTCATTTCCCCAGCATCCAGTTCCCCCCTGACGCCTGAGGGAGCGCGTCCCGCCCCTCAAACCCAGAACGGCTTCAGCGGGTTCAAATCCACGGCGGGGAAGACGTGAACCGCCGCGTTGTGCTCGCCCAACGGTGTGTTGCCAGCCCCCTGAACAGGGTAGGACTTGAGGGGCGGAATGAGCGTGAACTTCAGGCTCATGGGGTACTTGTATCCGACCCTGCACCGGAAACCATCGCTCTGGATGAACATGCCCGGCTTGATGGAATGCAAGGCGAACTCGGTGACGTTGCTGGGGCGGTGCTCGTTGGCCTCTGGATCAAGGTTGACCGTGTACTTCTGGTTCTTCCATTGAACCTGAGCCTTGGCATCCACCGTCATGTACCCCTTCTTGTTGGGGCCAAGGTAGTAGATGTCCTCCGTCGCCATGCCATACGACGGCATGAGGTAGACCTCGGGCCACACGCTCAAGCTCTTCGACTTCAGGAACTGCTTCATCTGACCGATGTCGTTGCAGATCTCCACGCCGAATCGGGTCTCTGACGACTCGTGGTAGTCGAGCACGAATGAATCGGGGTGCGCGGACGCGCCGCCGCCGATGGCCTCGTGGTCCCACTCATACTCGGCGGTCCCGCCCTTGGTGGCCTTGTAGACCTTCTGGACAAGCGCTTTCTTGAAGTAGACGGGCGCGTAGTTGCAGCGCTTCGCGCCCTCGAAGGCGACCTGCGTCCCAGGCACGACGAGCGCATTCGCAGACAGTTCCAGGAGATCGGCGAGAAACGAGAGCTTGGCGTCCTGCCCCCCCAGGGGCCCAAAGGAGCGCTTTCCAGAGTCGTACTGGGCGAACAGGAACTCGGGACCGAGCACGATGGGCAGCGCATTCTTCTCGACGTGGCCCAACGCGGCGTTGAGGGATTTCAGGAACGCATCCGGTGACCACTTCGTATTGAGCTCACAGCACATCACCACCGGCTGAATCGTTCCCATCGTCTTGCTTGCCGCCTTCCGTCTACGGGTCCACCCAGGACGGGAAGTATAGGTGAACCCGGGATGCCCGTGCGGCTAGAGCGTGAAGCGCGACAGCAGCGCCTCGGGCCGGGGGTCCTTCTCCCAGGCCTCCAGCACCGCGGCCGCGGGCGAACGGCCCGAGGCGGCCACCCGCTCCAGCGGCTCCAGCAGCGGCACGTCCTGGGGGTCCAGCCGTTGCAGGCCCCGGCGCGCCATCGCCACCATCTCCGCCGCGAGCCGGTGCAGTTGCTGACCGTTCAGGCGCCCGGCCAACCCCTGCTGGCGCGCCGTCTCATGAAAGGCCCGGTGCTCGGCGAGGGTCAGCTTCGGCAGCAGCCGCTCGGCCTCCTCCATCGCCCCCGCGTCGTACAGCAACCCCCGCCAGAGCGCGCCCAGCGCGCCCACCATCTCCGCCGAGGCACAGTCGGCCCCGCGCACCTCGATGACCTTCTTGAGGCGCACCTCTGGAAAGAGCGTGGACAGGTGGTCGGTCCAGTCCCCCATGTCCGGAGGCTGGCCCTCGAAGCCTTCCTTCAGGAGCTGCCGGAAGGAGAGCTTCGGGTAGAGGTACTGCCCCCGCCGGCGCAGGAAGAGCAGCGGCGCATCCAGCGCCCACTCCACATAGGCCCGGTAGGAGAAGGAGCCGTCGAAGAAGGCCGGCAGGTATCCACAGCGGGTGGGATCCACCTCGTCCCAGACCCGGCTGCGGTAGGACAGCCACCCCGAGGGCTTGCCGTCCAGGATGGGGCTGTTGGCGTAGAGCGCCACCATCAAGGGGGACAACCGGGCCACCAGCACGGTCTTGCGCACACAGTCCGCCTCGTCCGCCCAGTCGAAGGAGACCTGCCCCGTGGAGGTCATCAACATCATGTTCAGCGCCAGACGGCCCCGCTCCGGCAAGGTGCGCCGCATCATCTTGTAGCGCGTCTTGGGCATCCACGGCATGTCCGCCGTCGTCCCGAAGGGGCGGTACCCCAGCGCCACCAGCTGCAACCCCAGCGGTCCCGCGGCGGCCTTCACCTCCGCCAGGTGCCTCAGGTTCTCCGCGTGGGCCTCGCGCGCGGTGCGAAACGGGCTGCCCGACAGCTCCAGCTGTCCCCCTGGCTCCAGGGACACGGTCTCGATGCCGCGCTGGAGGGCGATGACCGGCGACTCCGGCGTCTCCCGGAACAGGCCATAGTCTCCCGCCCCCCCGATCTTCTCCAGCAAAGCGCCAATTCCGGACGGTCCCTCGTAAGGCACAGGGGCCAGGCCCCCCACCGGGTAGACGAACTTCTCGTGCTCGAGCCCCAGCAGGTGCCCGGCCCGGGGTTTCTCCGCGGCCCGGAAGCCCTCCAGGAGCATGTCGATGGAAGCAATGGGTTCGGGGGCCGCGCGTTTGAGATCCAGGGACATGGCGGCGCCTATATAACGATGATTGACCCTCCCGCTCTCAATTGCGCATGGTGCCCCGGATGAATCCCGCCTCCCCCATCCCCCACCTGCCCCCAAAATCCGGCCTCTCGGATTTTGTCCGCGGCGTGTCATTGCTAGGCCGGGCCCTGGGCCTTATTTTCCGCGCCCCCAAGCTCCTGCTGCTCTCGGCGCTGTGCGCCCTCGTCACCCTGGTGAGCTTGATCGCCCTGCTGGCCCTCGCCGGGCACTACACGCCCCAACTCGTCGGGTCCTTCTTCCCCCGCCCGGAGGCCTGGTACGGGCAGGCGCTCTGGTACCTGGTCCTGGTCCTCACCTTCGTGGTGTTCATGGTGGTGGGGGCCAATGCCCTGCCGCCCCTGCTGCTCGCCCCCCTTCAGGACCCTCTCTCGGAGACCACCGAGGAGCTGTGCGGCGGCTACGCTTCCCCGCCCTTCACCCTGAAGGCCTTCTTCCGGGGGCTGACCACTGGGGTCGTCCATACCCTGGCCCGCGTCTTCTTCCTGCTGCTGGGACTGGGGGTGTTGCTGCCGCTGCACCTGATACCCGGGGTGGGCAGCGTGCTGTGGACGGTGCTGGGCAGCCTGTGGACGATGACCTGGATGGCCGGCGAGCACCTGGCCTCTCCCATGACGCGCCACCTGTACCCCTTCGCCGAGGTCCGCCGGATGCTCCGCGAGCGGCGCGCCCTGTGCCTGGGCTTCGGCGCGGGCATCTATCTGATGCTCTGGGTTCCGGTCCTGAACACTTTCTTCCTCCCCGTGGCGGTGGTCGCCGGGACCCTCCTGTACCGGGGTTTGATCGCCGCCGGGAACCTGCCGCCCCCCCCCCGCCCAGCGCCCTGAAATAAACACCCGCTCCAGCTGTCTTGGCCCTGGGAGCCTCCAGGGCGCGGGAACGCATTGCTTTCCAGGAACGTTCCTCAACGACGTAGAGGAGAGGACGCCTTGAAGCACCTGAAGACCGTGATTAGGCTTGCCCGGCTGCTCACTGCCCGCTGCGTCCTCAACAACCACCCGAATTCAAAGAGCTTTTCACGCAGCACCCCGGGGTGCCCGCCACCCCAGCTTGGATGAACCCATGCCGCGAATGCTTCGCCGGATCATCGCAGTCGCAGTCCTGCTTGGCGCCTGGGCCCTCGTGGGCGGTGACCGCGCCCCGATTCCCCTCACCATGGGGGCCGCTCAGGCCAGCCAGGGCTGGGACGGCACCGCCGCCCAGAAAGGGGAAAAGGGCTCCCACGAGCTGTCCTCACGCATCTTCACGAAGGTCATCCTCTACGTGAAGGACAACTACGTCGACCCCAAGCGCGTGCGCCCCAAGGAGATGATGATCGCCTCCCTGGAGTACGTGGAGAAGAGCGTCCCGGACGTGCTCGTCGAGGGCAACGCGGAGACGGGGAAGATCAACCTCAACGTCAACGGCAAGCAGCAAGAGTTCGACATCAGCCACGTGGACTCGCTGTGGAAGATGTCGTTCACGCTCAAGGACATCTTCGACTTCATCTCCAAGAACATGCGCCGCATCGAGGACACGCGGGACATCGAGTACGCGGCGGTCAACGGCGCGCTCTCGACGCTGGATCCGCACTCGGTGCTGCTGCGCCCGGAGCTGTACCGGGAGATGAAGCTGTCCACCAAGGGCGAGTTCGGCGGCCTGGGCTTTGTCATCCAGATGCGCGAGGGCAACCTCACCGTGGTGCGGGTGCTGCCCAAGACGCCGGCGCACCGCGCGGGCATCCTGAAGGATGATCAGATCAAGAAGATCGGCGAGGAGTCCACGGTCAGCATGGACCTCAACGAGGCGGTGTCCAAGCTGCGCGGCGCGGTGGACAGCAAGATCACCATCACCGTGGAGCGCAAGGGGTGGGACAAGCCCCGGGTGATGACGCTCGCTCGCGCCATGATCTCGATCGAGAGCGTGCAGCACAAGCTGCTCTCCCAGAACGTGGGCTACGTGCGGCTGAAGAACTTCCAGGGCAACACCACGCGAGACCTGGAGGCGGCGCTGACGGACCTGCGCAAGCAGTCGGAGCAGAAGGGCGGCCCGATGAAGGGGCTGGTGCTCGACCTGCGCGGCAACCCGGGCGGCCTCCTGGAGCAGGCCATCCAGGTGTCCGACACGTTCCTGTCCAGCGGCGTCATCGTCGCGACGGTCGGGCTGTCCGACAAGTTGCGCGAGGAGAAGCGGGCCCGGCCCACCGAGGGCGAGGACACCTACCCCATCGCGGTGCTGGTGAACGCCGGCAGCGCCAGCGCCTCCGAGATCGTCGCGGGCGCACTCAAAAACCTCAACCGCGCCACCATCATCGGCCGGCAGACCTTCGGCAAGGGCAGCGTGCAGGTGCTGTACGACTTCCCGGATGACAGCGCGCTCAAGCTGACCATCGCCAAGTACCTCACGCCCGGCGACGTCTCCATCCAGGAGGTGGGCATCGTCCCGGACATCCAGCTGGTGCCCACGCGCGTCACCGACGAGCGCATCGATGTGTTCGCCCCGCGCCGCTCCATTGGCGAGGCGGACCTGGACCAGCACTTCGGCAACCCGGACTCCTCCACGGTGGCCAAGAAGCGCGAGGACGTGCTCAACCGCGAGAAGCCGTGGGAGAGCCTCAAGTACCTGAAGGTGGATCCGAAGCAGCAGGCCGCCCAGGCCGCCAAGGAGGCCAAGGAGGAGCAGCAGAAGGCCGCGCCCAAGACGGCGCAGAAGGACGCCAAGCACGGCGAGAAGGATCCGCTGATCGACGTGGATGTGGCCGGCCAGAGCGAGGACCTGGACGATCAGCTCGACGCGGAGAGCCAGGACGAGATCAAGGAGGACTTCGAGGTCTCCTTCGCCCGGGACTTCGTGCTGCGCGCCCCCGCCTCCACCCGCCAGCAGCAGCTCCAGCAGGGCAAGGCCTTCGTCGATCAGAAGCGTGCCGAGGAGGAGCAGCGCATCAACGCCGCCCTCTCGGCGCTCGGGACGGATTGGAGCCCGGGCCCCACGCCGAAGAACGTGCAGTTGGAGGCCACCTTCACGCCCTCGGCGGACCAGGCCATCAAGGCCGGCGAGGAGCTGGAGATGGTGCTGACGGCCGAGAACAAGGGCACCGAGCCGCTCAAGCGCGTCCGGGCCTGGACCGAGAGCGACAACGCCTTCCTGGATCGCCGGGAGTTCATCCTCGGCGCCATCAACCCCGGGGAGAAGAAGACCTGGAAGGTGAAGGTACGCCTGCCCAAGGATCTCACCTCTCGCCGCGATGACGTGACGGTGAAGTTCTTCGATGATCAGGGCGCGCTGCCCAAGACGCTGGTGAGCGAGCTGGGCTTCGTGGAGCTGCCCCGGCCCTCCTTCTCCTTCAACTGGCAGGTGCTCGACGCGTGCCAGACGTGCAACGGGGACGGCGTGGCGCAGCGCGGGGAGAGCGTCACCCTGGCGCTGGATGTGACGAACACCGGCACCGGGCCCGCGCTCGACTCGTTCGCGCAGATCAAGAACGCGGGCGACCCGAACGTCTTCATCGAGAAGGGGCGCTTCAAGCTGGGCGCGCTGGCGCCGGGCGAGACGAAGTCCGCGCGCTTCCAGTTCGAGGTGAAGAAGCCCTACAAGGGCGACACCTTCCCGCTGAAGCTGGCCATCATCGACGAGCCCCTGGAGGAGTTCGTCACCGAGAAGCTGGAGCTGCCGGTGCGTGACTCGGCCGTGGCGGTGCTGGAGCCGAAGAAGACGCTGGTGAAGGTGGCGGAGAAGACCGAGCTGGTGGGGGTTCCCCTGGCGAATGCCCGTCCGGTGGCCCGGGTGGGCTCGCCCTCGGTGCTGACCGCGGAGGCTGTCACCAAGGGCTACTACAAGGTGGCCCTGGGCGAGGACCGCTTCGCCTTCGTCAAGGCCGCGGATGCCCGCGAGGTGAAGGTGGGCAAGGCCGTGCTGCCCAAGAAGGTGGACTGGCTCACCTCGCTGAAGCCGCCGGAGATCCACCTGGAGGCCGATCCCTCGGGCGGCGGGCTGATGGCCACGGGGGAGCGCTTCACCCTGTCCGGATACGTGACGGATCCCAACGGGCTCCTGGACGTGTACGTCCTCGTCAATGACCAGAAGGTCTACTTCAAGGCGGTGGATCCCAAGAGCACCGAGCCGAAGAAGCTGACGTTCAGCACGGACTTCGCG
Protein-coding sequences here:
- a CDS encoding Hsp70 family protein, which translates into the protein MTVAPKLIPLRIRLPYTTDEEFIDKYGANVARGGVFIATRAPKEEGTALAFEFVLATGTRLLRGEGVVVKAQLDDSGGRAGMTVRFTKLDAPSKALLDKLVARRSGEPPPPPEASPPLTVPPPQAPAPPPPVPAVAPPPGLIRKATAPSAAPPRPAGPPPPAPSLGVPAPPPAPRPPVSAEPAPVALPAPPEVLPPAPTPPPEPSPPPEALPAPTPPPEPPRTEVPLPPSPEPARPGLDTKSRRRTLLDVPASLPVTPSVPEVVLGIDLGTTHSRVAVFHEGEPRLIPVGSTGVKGTPSVMGVTDAGDLLVGEAALAESARAPRHAATGLKRLLGLRASSPRLRGFVGLPLSLAADASGDASVELQGHVFPLGEFATQVLAELKAAASAFLGREATRAVLCVPAHFDARQRAALREAAERAGLTVQRMINASAAATLAYGHGRSMARKRVLVVDLGGGGLEVSVVQVTGDDLEAVTTGWDATLGGMDFDARIAEALLGELRDRGLPLPEHPLDWNPLRAAAETAKVALSEQEETSVPLAPGVTAPVSRERLEALTADLAHRVTEVTRQVLESSALTPQGLDAVVLVGGQSRAPLVRRRLEESLGVPVQADVDPLGAAALGAALLGRSLLEIESGKPGATLSDVLSVPLGVADRGGTLRRVFERNTRLPADKTLVLPVPPGPLSLALFQGTSLQASDSEYLGELRFTLDRAGEAEFHFSLSQDGILSLETTLPGAKRQPATLLSENLDDAGKEALFARSPLTSEPEARPSGLFSGLKKLFGKR
- a CDS encoding polysaccharide deacetylase, with protein sequence MMSVSVHDRIGGTPARGKALGEFIAYAQKQPGVAFMRKDAIARWALAQAGTPREAEAR
- a CDS encoding helix-turn-helix domain-containing protein, with product MAPAIDSLLDGTVFTRVVTAGSLSAAARELGMSLAAVSKRLEEMCSTPRRSTAGA
- a CDS encoding immunity protein Imm33 domain-containing protein yields the protein MGLARLERSLHGVHVVLTCEDGAEDQGEWVMEVLGQLPPGGLIPGRTLRFGWSSIRLEPRGGALVVTEPDFEGDPLNGWHDDITVTLRVQGSMLETAQEVEVEPRFPRYTDKVTAVPGWEQSPRVALARATAPEAADSGWLIVPPGSLSHAPSEQFPVFELLRRRPALLSALALPGGWVVEFDGDTLLGYGRPG
- a CDS encoding glutamate--cysteine ligase yields the protein MSLDLKRAAPEPIASIDMLLEGFRAAEKPRAGHLLGLEHEKFVYPVGGLAPVPYEGPSGIGALLEKIGGAGDYGLFRETPESPVIALQRGIETVSLEPGGQLELSGSPFRTAREAHAENLRHLAEVKAAAGPLGLQLVALGYRPFGTTADMPWMPKTRYKMMRRTLPERGRLALNMMLMTSTGQVSFDWADEADCVRKTVLVARLSPLMVALYANSPILDGKPSGWLSYRSRVWDEVDPTRCGYLPAFFDGSFSYRAYVEWALDAPLLFLRRRGQYLYPKLSFRQLLKEGFEGQPPDMGDWTDHLSTLFPEVRLKKVIEVRGADCASAEMVGALGALWRGLLYDAGAMEEAERLLPKLTLAEHRAFHETARQQGLAGRLNGQQLHRLAAEMVAMARRGLQRLDPQDVPLLEPLERVAASGRSPAAAVLEAWEKDPRPEALLSRFTL
- a CDS encoding EI24 domain-containing protein yields the protein MNPASPIPHLPPKSGLSDFVRGVSLLGRALGLIFRAPKLLLLSALCALVTLVSLIALLALAGHYTPQLVGSFFPRPEAWYGQALWYLVLVLTFVVFMVVGANALPPLLLAPLQDPLSETTEELCGGYASPPFTLKAFFRGLTTGVVHTLARVFFLLLGLGVLLPLHLIPGVGSVLWTVLGSLWTMTWMAGEHLASPMTRHLYPFAEVRRMLRERRALCLGFGAGIYLMLWVPVLNTFFLPVAVVAGTLLYRGLIAAGNLPPPPRPAP
- a CDS encoding MXAN_5808 family serine peptidase; translation: MPRMLRRIIAVAVLLGAWALVGGDRAPIPLTMGAAQASQGWDGTAAQKGEKGSHELSSRIFTKVILYVKDNYVDPKRVRPKEMMIASLEYVEKSVPDVLVEGNAETGKINLNVNGKQQEFDISHVDSLWKMSFTLKDIFDFISKNMRRIEDTRDIEYAAVNGALSTLDPHSVLLRPELYREMKLSTKGEFGGLGFVIQMREGNLTVVRVLPKTPAHRAGILKDDQIKKIGEESTVSMDLNEAVSKLRGAVDSKITITVERKGWDKPRVMTLARAMISIESVQHKLLSQNVGYVRLKNFQGNTTRDLEAALTDLRKQSEQKGGPMKGLVLDLRGNPGGLLEQAIQVSDTFLSSGVIVATVGLSDKLREEKRARPTEGEDTYPIAVLVNAGSASASEIVAGALKNLNRATIIGRQTFGKGSVQVLYDFPDDSALKLTIAKYLTPGDVSIQEVGIVPDIQLVPTRVTDERIDVFAPRRSIGEADLDQHFGNPDSSTVAKKREDVLNREKPWESLKYLKVDPKQQAAQAAKEAKEEQQKAAPKTAQKDAKHGEKDPLIDVDVAGQSEDLDDQLDAESQDEIKEDFEVSFARDFVLRAPASTRQQQLQQGKAFVDQKRAEEEQRINAALSALGTDWSPGPTPKNVQLEATFTPSADQAIKAGEELEMVLTAENKGTEPLKRVRAWTESDNAFLDRREFILGAINPGEKKTWKVKVRLPKDLTSRRDDVTVKFFDDQGALPKTLVSELGFVELPRPSFSFNWQVLDACQTCNGDGVAQRGESVTLALDVTNTGTGPALDSFAQIKNAGDPNVFIEKGRFKLGALAPGETKSARFQFEVKKPYKGDTFPLKLAIIDEPLEEFVTEKLELPVRDSAVAVLEPKKTLVKVAEKTELVGVPLANARPVARVGSPSVLTAEAVTKGYYKVALGEDRFAFVKAADAREVKVGKAVLPKKVDWLTSLKPPEIHLEADPSGGGLMATGERFTLSGYVTDPNGLLDVYVLVNDQKVYFKAVDPKSTEPKKLTFSTDFALKEGNNNVLVVARETADFASRKTLVIRRRPAEVAQKLTTPTQPQKTQ